In the Gemmatimonadaceae bacterium genome, CCAGCGGTAGTTGGGATAGCGCACCGCGAGCGCGTGCATCACCCGATCGCGCGTCACCTTCGCGATGATCGAAGCACACGCGATGCTGTAGCAGCACGCGTCACCGTCGATGACCGCCGTGTGCGGCGTCCCGAGTGAGCGGATCGCTCGACCGTCGACAATGACGTGATCCGGGCGCATCGTGAGACGGCCGAGTGCACGACGCATCGCCAGTACGGCAGCGTGGAAGATGTTGAGCCGATCGATCTCGCGGACCGACGCCGCACCGACGCCGATCGTGAGCGCGCGCGAGCGAATTTTCTCGGAGAGGCGCGCGCGCGCCTCGGCGGTGAGTTGCTTCGAGTCATCGATGCCGCGAATGACGCGCTCGTCAGGCGGCATGATTACGGCGCACGCGACGACAGGGCCCGCGAGCGGCCCCCGCCCCACTTCGTCGATTCCGGCGATTAAAGGCCCGACCGTCCGGCGCAGATCGCGCTCGATCGTGCTCCAACGATCGCGACGCGCCGACGGAGAGAGCGTGCGATCGCGCGCGGCCGATTCATCGGCGCGCGACACGGCGCGCTCGCTTACTCCGTGGTGGGCGTGCCCGTCTCGGGCACCGCAACGCGAACCTTCTTCTCCTTGATGCGCGTTGCTTTCCCAGTGAGGTGGCGGAGGTAGTAGAGCTTTGCGCGACGCACGCGGCCGCGACGCACAACGGTGATCTCGGCGAGCATCGGGCTGTGCACCGGGAAGATGCGCTCGACACCGACACCGTTCGAGATCTTTCGCACCGTGAACGTCTCGCTCACACCACTTCCACGGCGTGCTATGCAGACACCCTCGAACGCCTGAATGCGCTCCTTTTCACCTTCCTTGACACGAACGTTGACGCGGAGTGTGTCACCGGCGCGGAAGGGCGGAATCTCGCGGAGCCACTCTTTCTGGGTTTCGATGAAAGCATGCATATGACGCTCAGGGCTGAGGCCCGGCTAAAGCCGTTCTGGTGAGACCGGATAAGCTAACCCGCTGAATGGGCGATCGGTAGAGCACGTAAGGGCTTGCGTCGCGTGGGCCGCGATCATTCGCCCCTGTTCGGAAGCCCGACGCGCTTCGCTCCCGAGCCCTGTCGGCCCTCTGTGAGACGCGTCGCTTCCTGGTCGCGCCACTCGGCGATTCGCTTATGGTCGCCCGAGAGCAGCACCTCGGGTACGGAGTGCCCTCGATAGACCGGCGGACGCGTGTAGCTCGGCGCGCTGAGCTCGCGATCGAAGAATGAATCGCCATATGCACTCTCGTGGTCTGACATCGCGCCCGCGAGTAAACGGACCGTCGCGTCGACGATCGCGAGCGCAGCCGGCTCGCCGCCGCTGAGCACGAAGTCACCGAGGGAGATTTCCTCGGTCGCCAGATGATCGGCCACACGCTGATCGACATCCTTATAGTGGCCGCAGAGCAGAGTGAGCTCGGCGCCTGCCGCGTAGCGAATCGCGTCGGCCTGCACGAAGCGGCGACCGCGTGGAGAGAGCAGCGCGATGGGTGGCCCGGCGCCGAGCGCGTCCACGGCCTCGAAGAATGGATCCGGCTTCATCACCATCCCTGGCCCGCCACCGTACGGATAGTCGTCGACGGTGCGATGGCGATCGTGGGTGTAGTCGCGCAGATCGACGACTTCGTATGTCACGCTTCGCGCCGCTGCCGCGCGCGCCGGAATCGACAGCGCGAGCGGCGCCGCGAAAAATTCGGGGAAGATCGTGACTATACGGATGCGGAGCACGACTGGCCTGTCATCCTTGACAACTCACTCATCGAGCAAACCGTCGGGAATCGTCACCGTCACCACCTTCGCGTCGCGATCGACGGAAAGCACCGACTGTTCGTATAGCAACAGTACGGTGTCACCACGCCCCGCGCGCCGCACGTCGATCGCGAGGCCCTGCGGCAACTCGTACACATCGACAACCTCACCGACCGGATCACCCGACGCGAGTTGCACCTGCATGCCAGGCAGGTCATGCACGTACACTTCGCCCTCGTCGAGCGCGGCAACTTCGGCGCGCGGGAGGAGAAAGAAACGATTGCGCCACTGCTCCGCGCTGGTGCGATCGATGATCTCGCGGAAGGCCACGATCAGGCCATCCTTGAACCGCGAGCTCTTCTCGATGTGCAACTCGTGCACGCCGGGAGCGACGTCGCCGCGAACGGTGCCCGCAAGCACGCGACGGCCCGGGGCGAAGACGGCAGCCGGGGCATCGGTTATCGGCTCGACCACGAGCTCGCCGCGGATGCCGTGTGCGTTGCGCACCCGCCCGACAATGATGAAATCCTCGCTGCCGTCGGGTCGGGCGGGAGCGCTCATGCGAGCTGTCCCGTTAGGCAGCGCCGCCCTCGGACGCCTCCTGCTCGCTCACCGGCACGGCGTGCGTCTTGAGGGTGCGACCGATGCGCTGCTCGTGGCGCTCCTTCAGAATGCCTGCGCGTCGCAACAGCGACCGTACGGTGTCGGTGGGCAGCGCACCGTTGTCGAGCCAGTAGTTCACGCGCTCGGTGCGAAGATTGACCGCGTTCTCACCTTGGCGGGGAGCGTACTGGCCAACGATCTCGATGAAGCGTCCATCGCGCGGGCTGCGCGAGTCGGCGACAACGATACGGAACATCGGGGCCCTCTTGCGCCCCGTGCGACGAAGACGAATGCGAACAGCCATGGTCGTAGTGCTCCTCGATCAAAGTGTGTTGTACCGCACCGGGCTCATCGCGCGCTGAGAATTTCCCAGCCGCACCCGTTACCGCTCGCTGCGCTCGCGGCGAATCCTATTTGAAGTTGCGCGCGCCCGCGCGCGCTCCCGCTCCTCTCTCCCTGCCGTCATCTCATGCCAAACATGTTCGGCCGGAACTTACCGCCACCGGCCTGCGCCGCGGCAGCTTTCTTCATCATCTTCTGCATCTCGCGGAACTGCTCGAGCAGGCGATTGACCTCGCTCACGGGGCGGCCGGATCCCCGCGCGACGCGCGCGCGGCGCGAGCCGTTCATGACGCCCGGACTCTTACGCTCGGCCGGCGTCATCGAGAGCACGATCGCTTCGACGTGCTTCATGCGCTTTGGATCGGCCGCTTTGACCTGCTTGAGCACCTTCGTATTCACGCCCGGCAACATTTTGAGCAGCCCCTCGAGCGGCCCGAGCTTCTCGATCTGACGCATGGCCGTGAGAAAATCATTCAGGTCCATGCCTTCCTTCTTGACCTTCTTCTCGAGCCGCCGCGCTTCATCGGCGTCGAAGGCTTCCTGCGCCTTTTCAACGAGACTGACGACGTCGCCCTGCTGCAGAATGCGGCCGGCCATGCGCTCAGGATGAAATTCCTCGAGCGCGTCGGGCTTTTCGCCGACGCCGACGTATTTGATCGGCTTCTTCGTGACGCCGTAAATCGAAAGCGCGGCACCACCGCGTGCGTCGCCGTCCATCTTCGTGAGGATGACGCCGGTAACGTGAAGTCGCTGATCGAAGCCCTGCGCGATGCGAACCGCGTCCTGCCCGGTCATTCCGTCCGCGACGAACAGAATCTCGTCGGGATGAATCGCATGCTTCAGATGATCGAGCTCGGTCATCATCTCATCGTCGATCTGCAAACGTCCGGCGGTGTCCACGATGACGACGCGATCGCGGGCGCGCTTCGCGGCGTCGATTCCCGACTTCGCAATGCGCACGACATCGCTCGTCGAGCGGTCGGCGTACACGGGCACATCGAGCTGCGTTCCGAGCGTCTCGAGCTGATCGATGGCCGCCGGTCGATAAACATCAGCGGCGACGAGCCGCGTCGCTTTGCCTTCGGCTTTGAGCTTGCGCGCCAGCTTTGCCGCGGTCGTCGTCTTTCCGGAACCTTGGAGTCCAACCATCATAACGATGGTCGGAGGAACGCTACTCAGCTTGAGCGGCTCTCGCCGCTCGCCGAGCATGGTGGTGAGCTCATCGTAGACGATTTTGACGAGCTGCTGCGCGGGCGACACGGTGCGAAGCTGAGCAACGCCGACCGCCCTCTTCTCGACCCGCTCGAGAAATTCACGCGTGAGTTGAAAGTTGACATCGGCCTCGAGCAGGACGCGGCGAACTTCGCGCAGTCCTTCCTTGATGTCGGCTTCGTTGAGGATGCCCCGTCCACGAAGACGCGCGAAGGTGGCTTCGAGTTTTTCGCTCAGCTCATCAAACATAGCCCAGAAACGTAAGGGAGAACGCGGGTTAGGACAAGCAAAGTGTGGAGCCCAGGGGGTGCAGCATGGTGTACGAAGGTCCACAGCTCACTCGCTGCATTCTGCGTTTTGTGTTGCATGCCGACGCGCTCGCTTGACGTGATGGTGTGCTCGCGCGTCCTAGCAATGCAGCGCCTGCGCGACGCGCTGCCCTTTGGTGCACACTGACTGTCA is a window encoding:
- the rpsP gene encoding 30S ribosomal protein S16; translated protein: MAVRIRLRRTGRKRAPMFRIVVADSRSPRDGRFIEIVGQYAPRQGENAVNLRTERVNYWLDNGALPTDTVRSLLRRAGILKERHEQRIGRTLKTHAVPVSEQEASEGGAA
- the rimM gene encoding ribosome maturation factor RimM (Essential for efficient processing of 16S rRNA) — translated: MSAPARPDGSEDFIIVGRVRNAHGIRGELVVEPITDAPAAVFAPGRRVLAGTVRGDVAPGVHELHIEKSSRFKDGLIVAFREIIDRTSAEQWRNRFFLLPRAEVAALDEGEVYVHDLPGMQVQLASGDPVGEVVDVYELPQGLAIDVRRAGRGDTVLLLYEQSVLSVDRDAKVVTVTIPDGLLDE
- the ffh gene encoding signal recognition particle protein; protein product: MFDELSEKLEATFARLRGRGILNEADIKEGLREVRRVLLEADVNFQLTREFLERVEKRAVGVAQLRTVSPAQQLVKIVYDELTTMLGERREPLKLSSVPPTIVMMVGLQGSGKTTTAAKLARKLKAEGKATRLVAADVYRPAAIDQLETLGTQLDVPVYADRSTSDVVRIAKSGIDAAKRARDRVVIVDTAGRLQIDDEMMTELDHLKHAIHPDEILFVADGMTGQDAVRIAQGFDQRLHVTGVILTKMDGDARGGAALSIYGVTKKPIKYVGVGEKPDALEEFHPERMAGRILQQGDVVSLVEKAQEAFDADEARRLEKKVKKEGMDLNDFLTAMRQIEKLGPLEGLLKMLPGVNTKVLKQVKAADPKRMKHVEAIVLSMTPAERKSPGVMNGSRRARVARGSGRPVSEVNRLLEQFREMQKMMKKAAAAQAGGGKFRPNMFGMR
- a CDS encoding ribonuclease HII, whose amino-acid sequence is MSRADESAARDRTLSPSARRDRWSTIERDLRRTVGPLIAGIDEVGRGPLAGPVVACAVIMPPDERVIRGIDDSKQLTAEARARLSEKIRSRALTIGVGAASVREIDRLNIFHAAVLAMRRALGRLTMRPDHVIVDGRAIRSLGTPHTAVIDGDACCYSIACASIIAKVTRDRVMHALAVRYPNYRWERNVGYSTAAHFAGMNAYGVTPHHRRSFLPVSQLGFAFDVPAGDADAILSDTGELPSLTSESLEADAAAPSPSPLTPGP
- the rplS gene encoding 50S ribosomal protein L19, whose product is MHAFIETQKEWLREIPPFRAGDTLRVNVRVKEGEKERIQAFEGVCIARRGSGVSETFTVRKISNGVGVERIFPVHSPMLAEITVVRRGRVRRAKLYYLRHLTGKATRIKEKKVRVAVPETGTPTTE
- the trmD gene encoding tRNA (guanosine(37)-N1)-methyltransferase TrmD; protein product: MLRIRIVTIFPEFFAAPLALSIPARAAAARSVTYEVVDLRDYTHDRHRTVDDYPYGGGPGMVMKPDPFFEAVDALGAGPPIALLSPRGRRFVQADAIRYAAGAELTLLCGHYKDVDQRVADHLATEEISLGDFVLSGGEPAALAIVDATVRLLAGAMSDHESAYGDSFFDRELSAPSYTRPPVYRGHSVPEVLLSGDHKRIAEWRDQEATRLTEGRQGSGAKRVGLPNRGE